Proteins encoded by one window of Paenibacillus urinalis:
- a CDS encoding MntP/YtaF family protein produces MPHLLTLLMLAFALSLDGFGIGITYGLRKMKIPWLSIVIISVCSGLVIGLSMQLGVLLSHLVSPDVASYIGAIILIGMGAWSLIQSLRASAQPGQDETVNGASVTEEQEWDEDEQHIMKESKKTVFLLEIQKWGIVIQILKKPSAADMDDSGSISGYEAMWLGIALSLDAFGAGLGAALLGLPPLLTSVMIALFSGTFLVLGLRAGFRFASASWIRSFTALPAVMLIIMGLLKLI; encoded by the coding sequence GTGCCTCATTTATTAACTCTGCTAATGCTCGCCTTTGCATTAAGCCTGGATGGATTTGGTATAGGTATTACATATGGTCTTCGAAAAATGAAAATACCTTGGCTGTCCATCGTCATTATATCGGTATGCTCGGGCCTTGTAATTGGACTGTCGATGCAGCTCGGTGTGCTGCTGTCGCACCTCGTATCTCCTGATGTTGCTTCATATATAGGAGCAATCATTCTTATAGGCATGGGTGCGTGGTCGCTTATTCAATCCCTGAGAGCATCTGCTCAGCCAGGGCAGGATGAGACTGTGAATGGCGCTTCTGTCACAGAGGAGCAAGAATGGGATGAAGACGAGCAGCATATAATGAAGGAATCGAAGAAGACGGTGTTTTTACTGGAAATTCAGAAGTGGGGCATCGTCATTCAAATATTGAAGAAACCTTCCGCTGCAGATATGGACGACTCTGGCAGTATTTCGGGATATGAAGCGATGTGGTTAGGTATTGCCCTGTCACTTGATGCATTTGGAGCAGGACTTGGTGCAGCCTTGCTTGGACTGCCTCCGCTGCTCACATCTGTGATGATCGCACTTTTCAGCGGTACATTTCTTGTGTTAGGGTTAAGAGCAGGATTTCGGTTTGCAAGTGCAAGCTGGATTCGTTCATTCACTGCTCTCCCAGCCGTGATGTTGATTATTATGGGTCTATTGAAGCTGATTTGA
- the coaE gene encoding dephospho-CoA kinase (Dephospho-CoA kinase (CoaE) performs the final step in coenzyme A biosynthesis.) — MNIGLTGGIATGKSSVSRYLVSLGAILIDADQIAREVMLPGHPVLAAVIERFGQAVLNEDGTLHRKKLGEIVFGNSAELKALNDITHPAIRQEMRERMRMFEQEQPDKLVVSDIPLLYESGLSEQFEQVMVVYVPAEIQLKRLMERDGISESDAISRLNAQMDIEEKKRRADIVIDNSGTMEETKAQILKFWHDKGLS, encoded by the coding sequence ATGAATATAGGACTTACAGGCGGGATTGCTACGGGGAAGAGCAGCGTCTCCAGGTATCTTGTGAGCCTCGGAGCCATTCTTATTGATGCCGATCAAATTGCCCGGGAAGTGATGCTTCCCGGGCACCCCGTGCTCGCTGCTGTGATTGAAAGATTTGGACAAGCTGTTCTGAATGAAGACGGAACGCTGCATCGAAAGAAGCTGGGCGAAATCGTATTTGGAAATTCTGCTGAATTGAAGGCGCTCAATGACATCACGCATCCTGCCATTCGTCAAGAGATGCGGGAGCGTATGCGGATGTTTGAGCAGGAACAGCCTGATAAGCTAGTTGTATCCGATATCCCCTTACTCTATGAGTCTGGATTGTCAGAGCAATTTGAACAGGTGATGGTGGTCTATGTCCCTGCCGAAATTCAGCTGAAGCGCCTGATGGAACGGGATGGAATCAGCGAATCGGATGCTATTAGCCGATTAAATGCACAAATGGATATCGAGGAGAAGAAGCGAAGGGCCGATATTGTGATCGACAACAGCGGAACGATGGAAGAAACGAAGGCGCAAATCTTAAAGTTTTGGCATGACAAGGGCTTATCATGA
- a CDS encoding lytic transglycosylase domain-containing protein: MKLLRKKRSLLVLFIAFVLLLFLNTNWMSWFYPIHYKEQIRTHSENYEVDPFLVASIIRVESNYKLSRESKKGAIGLMQLMPDTANWILETARLDNVTLDELKHEPDANIQMGTWYLDYLSDHFEGNPIAAIAAYNAGQGNVGSWIKEGKWDGHLDTIGEIPIGETRHYVQRVVYYYNQYKDIYKEF; the protein is encoded by the coding sequence ATGAAGCTATTACGCAAAAAAAGAAGCCTGCTCGTTCTTTTCATTGCCTTTGTACTCTTGTTATTTTTAAATACGAACTGGATGTCATGGTTTTATCCTATCCATTATAAAGAACAAATTCGCACCCATTCAGAGAATTATGAGGTAGATCCGTTTTTAGTCGCCTCCATTATTCGAGTAGAATCCAACTACAAGCTGAGCAGGGAGTCCAAAAAAGGCGCAATCGGCTTAATGCAGCTCATGCCCGATACGGCCAATTGGATCCTGGAAACAGCAAGGCTGGACAATGTCACACTCGATGAACTGAAGCATGAGCCTGATGCCAACATTCAAATGGGAACCTGGTATCTGGATTATCTGTCAGACCATTTTGAAGGCAATCCCATAGCAGCAATTGCTGCCTACAATGCAGGCCAAGGGAATGTAGGAAGCTGGATCAAGGAAGGCAAATGGGACGGTCATCTGGACACTATTGGGGAAATTCCGATCGGTGAGACGAGACACTATGTTCAGCGGGTCGTTTACTATTATAATCAATACAAGGATATTTATAAGGAATTTTAG
- a CDS encoding alpha/beta-type small acid-soluble spore protein has protein sequence MAQGNNSNNLVVSKAHGALEQMKYEVAQELGISIPQDGYQGNMTSYENGSIGGYITKRLVTIGEQQLAGQFH, from the coding sequence ATGGCACAAGGTAATAACTCCAACAACCTGGTAGTATCTAAAGCACACGGAGCTCTCGAACAAATGAAGTACGAGGTTGCTCAAGAGCTTGGAATCAGCATCCCACAAGATGGTTACCAAGGTAACATGACATCTTATGAGAACGGTTCTATCGGTGGTTACATCACTAAACGTCTTGTAACAATCGGTGAACAACAACTGGCTGGACAATTTCACTAA
- the nrdR gene encoding transcriptional regulator NrdR, translating into MKCPYCTYSGTKVLDSRPANENKSIRRRRECEKCNRRFTTFETIEETPLIVIKKDGSREEFSREKLLRGLIRACEKRPVSVEQLDSIVSEVEKSLRNTAVAEVESREIGELVMEQLYPVDEVAYVRFASVYRQFKDINMFMKELKTLLSKGVNED; encoded by the coding sequence TTGAAGTGTCCGTACTGTACATATAGCGGTACCAAGGTACTTGATTCTCGCCCAGCCAATGAGAACAAATCCATACGCCGACGCAGAGAATGCGAGAAGTGTAATCGAAGATTTACAACCTTTGAAACGATTGAAGAGACACCTTTGATCGTAATTAAGAAGGATGGAAGCAGAGAGGAATTCAGCAGAGAGAAATTGCTGCGAGGATTGATTCGTGCCTGTGAGAAGAGACCTGTTTCCGTGGAGCAGCTCGATTCCATCGTATCAGAAGTAGAGAAGTCTCTTCGTAATACTGCGGTTGCTGAAGTGGAGAGTCGGGAGATTGGAGAACTCGTCATGGAACAGCTATATCCTGTGGATGAGGTTGCTTACGTCCGTTTTGCATCGGTCTATAGACAATTTAAAGACATCAACATGTTTATGAAGGAATTGAAGACGCTGTTGTCTAAGGGCGTAAACGAAGACTAG
- a CDS encoding cupin domain-containing protein, translated as MAVSYMDFTSPDVQFFDDVNKNRFFTKDSGNYINVLGRTQLNTLGNASLLDITLTRGNVVEPHVHQNASELVYVVSGEAIVSFVNPFTKEVLNFTAGPGQSVLVPQGWIHWEVASQDNTKIIAIFDAPEPLFIGISDFLRLAPTNTIAHTYCLDEAMLKQTLAPIKDTTVIGPPADCNKYHQPQTGVQGTSYNNHMMAPQGYQGHMIQGAQSMQGAHGHQGQMKKEGYSRQVIGNGQHQNY; from the coding sequence ATGGCAGTGTCTTACATGGATTTTACTTCCCCGGATGTACAATTTTTTGATGATGTCAATAAAAACCGGTTCTTTACCAAAGACAGTGGTAACTACATTAATGTTCTGGGCAGAACACAACTGAATACACTGGGAAATGCTTCCTTACTGGATATCACGCTCACCAGAGGAAATGTCGTTGAGCCTCATGTTCATCAAAATGCTTCTGAACTCGTCTACGTTGTTTCGGGAGAAGCGATTGTATCTTTTGTTAATCCTTTTACCAAAGAGGTTCTTAATTTTACGGCTGGACCTGGACAATCGGTATTAGTACCTCAAGGATGGATTCACTGGGAAGTCGCATCACAGGACAATACAAAAATCATTGCCATTTTTGATGCCCCGGAACCGCTATTTATTGGAATATCTGATTTCCTGCGCCTGGCTCCAACGAACACGATTGCCCATACTTATTGTCTGGATGAGGCCATGCTGAAACAAACTTTGGCTCCCATCAAGGATACGACCGTCATTGGCCCTCCTGCAGACTGCAACAAGTACCATCAGCCGCAAACGGGAGTTCAGGGTACTTCCTACAACAACCACATGATGGCTCCGCAAGGATATCAAGGTCATATGATACAAGGTGCTCAAAGTATGCAAGGTGCTCACGGTCATCAAGGCCAAATGAAAAAGGAAGGCTATTCCCGGCAAGTGATCGGGAATGGACAACATCAAAATTATTAA
- a CDS encoding site-specific integrase → MSVKKDDKRGTWYFVVDAGKDDKGKRQQIKRRGFRTEFEAKREMRKVQSQVDEKTFVKPTKLTYSEFLTEWLQSKSLKLRRITLEMYTGHVQRHIVPQLGFHEIAKITTAQVEKFYVTLSEEKGLGSRTVLDIHKILKSSFEAAMKRKYVTSNPVRDAETPKVISKEMSVWSIEEVSKFLECARDDRYYLAFHLALATGMRQSEILGLRWKDIDFDNEVLHVRQTLSHDGKELLTQTKTKSSSRTISIDTRTVNALLKQERLVAREKKAASIAYQDNDLVICTAKGTPVSPRNMLRTFYNIIKKAEVPKIRFHDLRHTVATLMLMDGVNPRVVQEILGHSDVKITLGTYHHVLPTVHKDTAKRHGDKIFGNSTASQ, encoded by the coding sequence ATGAGTGTCAAAAAAGACGACAAACGCGGTACCTGGTACTTCGTTGTAGATGCTGGAAAGGACGATAAGGGCAAACGGCAACAAATCAAAAGGCGGGGATTCCGCACCGAATTCGAGGCAAAGCGTGAAATGCGGAAAGTTCAGTCGCAAGTCGATGAGAAGACTTTTGTTAAGCCAACAAAGCTAACCTATTCTGAATTCTTAACAGAGTGGTTGCAAAGCAAATCGCTTAAGCTGCGCCGTATCACTCTTGAAATGTACACGGGGCATGTTCAGAGGCATATCGTACCCCAATTAGGGTTTCATGAAATTGCCAAAATCACGACTGCTCAGGTTGAGAAGTTCTATGTTACGTTATCTGAGGAAAAGGGATTAGGCAGCAGAACGGTACTTGATATTCACAAGATCCTCAAGAGCTCTTTTGAGGCAGCTATGAAAAGAAAGTACGTTACATCTAATCCTGTAAGGGATGCTGAAACACCAAAAGTCATATCTAAGGAGATGAGCGTCTGGTCTATCGAAGAAGTAAGCAAGTTTCTGGAATGTGCTCGTGACGACCGCTATTACTTAGCATTCCATCTTGCTCTGGCAACAGGGATGAGACAAAGTGAAATACTCGGTCTTCGGTGGAAGGATATTGATTTCGACAATGAAGTGTTGCATGTAAGACAAACATTGAGTCACGATGGAAAGGAACTGCTTACACAGACCAAAACCAAAAGTAGTTCCAGAACAATCTCAATCGATACCAGGACGGTGAATGCGCTACTCAAACAGGAGCGACTCGTGGCAAGGGAGAAAAAAGCCGCAAGCATCGCGTATCAAGATAACGATCTCGTCATATGTACAGCTAAGGGAACGCCTGTGTCGCCAAGGAATATGTTACGTACTTTCTACAACATAATTAAGAAGGCCGAAGTTCCAAAGATTCGATTCCACGATCTAAGGCACACCGTAGCCACGCTTATGTTGATGGATGGAGTCAACCCAAGAGTTGTCCAAGAAATCCTCGGACATTCGGATGTGAAGATTACTCTTGGCACTTATCACCATGTCCTTCCAACTGTTCATAAAGATACAGCTAAGCGACATGGAGACAAAATATTCGGCAATTCAACTGCTTCACAATAA
- a CDS encoding helix-turn-helix domain-containing protein, translating to MEQSYPTVLLVSDIQKMLGIGRRQAYELVNSGQFPVIRIGKSIRVAHDVFLKWMNSQR from the coding sequence ATGGAACAATCTTATCCAACCGTATTGTTAGTTTCTGATATCCAGAAAATGCTTGGTATTGGCCGTCGCCAAGCATACGAGCTGGTGAACTCAGGACAGTTCCCTGTGATCCGCATCGGTAAGTCAATCCGAGTCGCACATGATGTGTTCTTAAAGTGGATGAATAGCCAAAGGTAA
- a CDS encoding YfjI family protein, whose product MSNASKDDDHNSSDAVKILEQAAKALKWEEAPVEFEAHKQIAFPVQSLPEVLAQIVEQVSEVTQTATDATGTAVLSMLSAAAARKFIVRLAEGEGWKEKNNLYVIIAMPSGERKSAVFSHLVKPLIKFEKKLDDPAFRTTHGIKAQQFVTDDVTPQALIQRLDENGEKMAVLSTEGGFFDNLTHKHYGNQAKLDVFLKAFTGDRMIIDRKHAPKIVLNDPTLTICLFVQPTVLQNLPEKFVGLGLLGRFLYAVPPSKRGYRDIAIKSIPDDLYESYSDLIHHLMMFEPETPIVLSLSEEAMNVFQEFRNHYEPNLREGEELSYDFLGTWSERFPGQIVRIASLLHVAEQAMYGVSFDESLDRQITKETMERALSLGEYFLEHAKAAFTSLKSSQDQEGAKYLLDVLKKKQIKVYKRQQLWSMVKGKFHTAERFDSALVILAERGYVRADITKSLRGRNGMNIECHPALIGSVNEVKPPSPKKDKG is encoded by the coding sequence ATGTCAAATGCAAGCAAAGATGACGATCACAATTCCAGCGACGCCGTGAAGATCCTTGAACAAGCTGCGAAAGCATTGAAATGGGAAGAGGCACCCGTGGAATTCGAGGCACACAAGCAAATAGCCTTTCCAGTTCAAAGCCTGCCAGAAGTTCTGGCTCAAATTGTAGAGCAAGTTTCGGAAGTAACCCAGACAGCAACTGATGCGACAGGCACCGCTGTACTGTCCATGTTGTCTGCGGCTGCTGCGAGAAAATTCATCGTCCGATTGGCAGAGGGCGAAGGATGGAAAGAGAAAAACAACCTTTACGTCATTATTGCCATGCCATCAGGCGAGAGAAAAAGCGCTGTTTTCAGTCATCTAGTCAAGCCGTTGATTAAATTTGAAAAGAAGCTGGATGATCCCGCATTTCGTACGACTCATGGAATCAAGGCACAACAGTTCGTCACTGATGACGTGACCCCGCAAGCTCTCATTCAACGTCTCGATGAAAATGGAGAGAAAATGGCTGTGCTTTCTACAGAAGGGGGATTCTTCGACAATCTCACCCACAAGCACTATGGCAATCAGGCGAAACTGGACGTCTTCCTGAAGGCATTTACAGGAGATCGGATGATCATTGACCGAAAGCATGCTCCTAAAATCGTGCTGAACGATCCTACTTTAACCATCTGCTTGTTTGTACAGCCCACAGTCCTTCAGAACTTGCCTGAAAAGTTTGTTGGATTGGGACTTCTCGGAAGGTTCTTATATGCGGTGCCGCCTTCCAAACGAGGTTACCGTGATATAGCGATCAAGTCCATACCTGATGACTTGTATGAGTCGTATAGCGACCTGATTCATCATCTCATGATGTTTGAGCCAGAGACGCCAATAGTACTCTCTCTCTCGGAGGAAGCAATGAATGTATTTCAGGAATTCCGAAATCACTATGAGCCGAATTTAAGAGAAGGTGAAGAACTCTCCTATGACTTCCTAGGAACCTGGAGTGAGCGATTTCCTGGTCAGATCGTTAGAATCGCTTCCCTACTTCATGTTGCCGAGCAAGCCATGTATGGTGTCTCGTTTGATGAGTCGTTGGATAGACAAATCACGAAGGAAACGATGGAGAGAGCTCTTTCACTTGGAGAGTACTTTCTTGAGCACGCCAAGGCTGCATTTACTTCACTGAAATCAAGCCAGGATCAAGAGGGGGCTAAGTATCTTCTGGATGTTCTGAAGAAGAAGCAAATCAAAGTATACAAACGTCAGCAGCTCTGGTCGATGGTGAAGGGCAAATTCCATACAGCTGAAAGGTTTGACAGTGCCTTGGTGATCCTTGCTGAACGTGGGTATGTCCGCGCCGATATTACGAAGTCGCTGAGAGGAAGAAACGGTATGAATATCGAATGTCACCCTGCCTTGATTGGCTCAGTGAATGAAGTGAAGCCCCCATCTCCAAAGAAAGATAAAGGTTAA